Below is a window of Chionomys nivalis chromosome 19, mChiNiv1.1, whole genome shotgun sequence DNA.
TGTTTTCATGAACATTTGATAGAAATCCAGAGGCAAGAAAGGGAGCGGAAAAACAGTCATGTAGGACTGCAGCGGGGAAAGCACGCATTCCGGTGATTCACAGGGAGAGAAACAAGACACAAGTGCTTTAGAAAACACTAATGTGCTTATAACAGACAAGAAGCTTTGAAGTGCTACTTACAGCAAAATGCCTGGCACAACCTACTGATGAAGTTAGGAGAGGTTTGTTTTGGTTCCTGGCTCTGGAGGTTCGATTTCAAGATTAGGCAATGCTTGTGATTGGACCTCTAGTAAGAATAGCATCATGGTGGGAATGGGGTCCAAAGTGAGAAGCTGAGTCTCAAAGTagaaaggaaagacagggagAGTGGGAAACAAGGAGCTAGGGAGaccaggaaagagggagagggaaggaaagatccACAATATCTTTGGAGAATAAACTCTCAGTGCCCTAAGGATCTCCCTTTAAGCCCTGTTTTTAGTGATCATGTTATGAACATGGAGTCTCATAAATGGGGTTGGGACCTTTATTAAAGATGGCCATCTGTGAGGAGGTGGGTCTTCTCCCAGACAATGAATCTGCTGACAACTTTATCTTCAATTCTCCagactccagaactgtgagaaattagtttctgttgtttataagaCACACAGCATGCAGCATTTTGTCATAACTGAACCAAAGCACCGCAGGCAGCCTCCTTATTCCCCAAGATAGTTTAGGGCAACAGCAATATTTACCATATAAACCACCATGcctttttgattaaaaaaaggaTATACTTAGTTATAATGCTAAGATTACAGCTACATTCCGAATGGTTTGTGAGCATATTAGAAAGAGTGCTCATGCTGATCATAAGAACACAAGCCCGTCCCAATTCCTCCAATAAGCTAGTCTCCAATACGAAAAATACCCGTAAAGAACACAAATGATAGTTTTCTATCTtgtttcccctcttcctcccactctctTTGCTGAACAAACCTAGATTATCTATGTGGCCAGAAATGCCAAGGACTGCCTGGTATCTTACTACCACTTCTCAAGAATGAATAAAATGCTGCCTGACCCTGGTACATGGGAAGAATATGTTGAAACATTCAAAGCTGGAAAAGGTGAGCGGAAGAAAACTGTGCCCTTCTACTTCCTAAGCCAGGTGCAGACAACAGACCAGATTCTCAGCAGATATTTACATCCCTCAAGGTCTTTCAAGGAAGTaaatgcatttcatttttatctattaACTGTCCTCTTTTATTTAGCATAGTCGTCCTCATTTGATGAGTTTTAAGGTGGTAGTGACGGTCCATCTCTTTCCTCCTCAGTGCTGTGGGGCTCCTGGTATGACCATGTAAAGGGATGGTGGGATGTGAAAGACCAGCACCGCATTCTCTACCTCTTCTATGAAGACATGAAAGAGGTGAGGCCAGTGTGATCTCCATTGGGTGTTCCCACATCCTCATATACTAATATCCCAGTGACACCCTGGGATGTGAGCTTGCCTGCAGAAGACCCCTTGAAAGATATTCTCTAAGTTTTATCTTTCCTTCCCAGAGCAAGACTTATTCTGACATCCCAAGCTATGTTTCATTGTCTGTCTCACAAAGTGGTTGTAGAAATTTATTCAGTCATAGCTGTAGAGTGCAGAtagttgtattttaaaagtttagcTTAATTTTCCCTCTTCTACACCCCTGAAGTCCATCATTAACTGGGGTCTAGTCCATGTCAACAGTGGCAGAATCAGATACATAgagtggggtactgaactgaCCCCTCTCTCTGCTTTATTATGAATGAGTAGACCACAGTCTACTCTCAAAATCCTGTGGACTGGTGTGCTCGAGTTACAGAGCAACATCTTCTACCAAAGCCAAGAATTTGTGATTTAACCCTAAGATCAGCTTTTTGCTTTTGATGAGAATGGGGCAAGCTACAACAGTTCACATCCCTGACTCAACTTGATAACTTTTATGATAACTTTTATTCATTCTCTCATTAGACTTCTGATAACTCACAGTCCCTTTTTCTAGGCTGTTATAGCCAATAGCCCAAAGATGGTCACACAAACCCACCTAGCCTCTGTTTCATATGACCTTTAAACAATCCGACACCCAGGAAACGCCATCACTCCTCTCCCAAGTTTCCAGGTGCTGTCTGTAGAGGCATCTGCCCCCTGCTACAAGTTACTCTCCTGGATGGCAGGAGTAGAACCTGGGACAGACAGTGTCAAGCACTAAAACTACTTAATATAATTGACACCTTGACACAtcctatttccaaatattgtctatacTGACTAAACAGTATCATTAATAGAAaaccaaaattatttattttgcatacctgTTCCACATACAGGACCCAAAGAGAGAAATTGAGAAGATTGTAAAATTCCTGGAAAAAGACATATCAGAGGAAGTTCTAAATAAAATCATCTATCATACCTCCTTTGATGTAATGAAGGAAAACCCGATGGCCAACTATACCACTCTACCCGCCAGTATCATGGACCACTCTATCTCCCCTTTCATGAGGAAAGGTAGGTGAGATTGACATCCTGAGGTGCCAAATAAGTCTCGTGGTCCTATAACCAACCTGTGTTTTCCCATGATGTCCCATGCTACCTGGCTTGCTTTGCTAATTGCTGTAGAGTTCGAGAGGTGACTTGTGTACCTGTTTATCTTGGTATAGGGCCTAGGGATGTATAATCTCTCCTCCGTCTGGACCTGCAGCAATCCCTGAGATTTCACTTTGTTTCAGGGATGCCTGGAGACTGGAAGAACTACTTTACTGTGGCACAAAGTGAAGCTTTTGATGAAGACTACAGAACGAAGATGGCAGGAAGCACTATTGCTTTCCGCACAGAGATCTGAGCGCAGTGGAgttggggctgggggaggggagatagaTTTTTCTGACTaaatcttttagccatttgagattcatattaaaatatatttaacatcaTTCCTCTAtccctgagctgttggccaaTCCTGTAGGTACTATCATACTATTTCATCAAAATGTAATCAAACCCTGTACAGAATGACTTCTGTTACAGTATGTGATAATTTTCACTGATACCTACGATACAACCATGGAATTTAATGTGCTTAGGCAAAACTCATGAACAGACATACATGATAACAGGATTTCGACATAAGAAAGTAAACGAGAAAAGCAAAGAGAATGAGAAATGAGCACTGAATATAAATGGAAGGATAGCTGATTTTCTTAACAATTGTCTGTTGTGCAATACTGTAACAAAACACATAGTttgtaaagaataaaaaatatttcttaccaTTCTGAAGGCTGAGTGACTAAATTCAAAGGACCCACATCAGCAAGGCCCTTCTTATTGTATCCTCCCATGACGGAATATGGAAGAGGAGTGAGGAAGGGGTTCAAATTCATGCTTTTCTCAAGAACCTGTGATAACTATTTCCCAAGATCGTGTGCTTACACACCCTAACTCCATTGCACTGGTGATTCAGTTTCCAATATGTGAGCATTGGGACACTTGCAAACCACACCAGTGGTCAAGAATAAGACTGCCCCCTCCGAGAGCCATACACTATCTAACAAAAACTCTTTATGTTTTAAGTTGTCAAGGTtgtccaacaaattcttaaaactGTTACCCTCAGTTTCCTCTCAGAGTAGAACGTCCTTACTGCTGGGGATACAATACACTTTGGACCAGGCACACAgcccagaggatctgagttggaTCTATATTGAAAGCCCATACACTGTGGACTAGCTTTGATGGCACCAGAAGGCACCGTGTTAGTTTCCAAGAGAGGGAGGTAACTCTTAGCTCTACCTAGCTATGATACCTATGTACCACAGCAACAACGACCATGGCACTGTAATTCGGAGCATTAAATATTGGCATGCATACCTTAATGTTAATTAATAACTCTCTATTTTGGACTCAAAACcagctcaacaagagggaaatcctGCCTGGTACTTGAAACCCAGTCAAATATCCAAGGCTTGTGAATTcatggttcttggagaaaaaccTAAAATGATAACATTACTAATATAACCAATAATTTCTAACTAtagtctaaatatttgtccttatacccacagtaAAGGGTAGTCCTCAACCTTCgttaaagaaacttctctttaccATACTAGAagaccacaaccaatcaaaatgcagagatcatGTGATTTCCAGCCCCAACGGATAAATCTACAACTTCTACATCTAATATTCAGAGATTACTGCAGAAGAAGGGGTGAAAAGATTGGAAGtgccagaggatcagaagttttcTGTGAAATTGTATCTTCTAGGAATGTCAGGGAAGCTGCACTCATAAAATGTCATTAGCATActtacctaaacaagacctgaagaaGGAAGGCACGACAGACATTCTGACGTGCACTGAGACCCTGCACATCTTTCCTCTTTTCATGTTAGCGTATCTTTTGGTATTGCCATTGTTCCAGTCTTACTTATGCAGCCACTTCTAGGTGAGATAATTTCACTCCTGTTCTTAAAATCTTCTGGCTACCTCTGTTGCCTTGTTCCACGAACCATAGAGAGGAACTGTGATATAGAGGAATCCACTTTGCCTAGATCTCCACAATCTGTTGATCTCTGCCTTGGATATGTTTTGAGatattttgaattcatttttgtttcttttttttttttttttttttttggtttttcgagacagggtttctctgtagctacggagcctgtcctggaactagctcttgtagaccaggctggcctcgaactcacagagatccgcctgtctctgcctcccgagtgctgggattaaaggcgtgcaccaccaccgcccggcctcctcatttttgtttcttcttcttcttcttcttcttcttcttcttcttcttcttcttcttcttcttcttcttcttcttcttcttcttcttcttcttctcctcctcctccttctcattctTCTTCTTTGGAGAACTTCTTTTAGGCTCctagctaatttttaaaataggggCATTtgtttctttaacattttatattttgagtttgTTGCATATTCTGAAtttaatcctctgtcagatatatAGATGGCAAATATTATCTCCCATTCTGTTTTTTTGACTTCTTCATTCGATGGATTATTTCCTTAGTTATTCAGAAGCCTTTTAGTTTTGTGAGGTCTTAGTTATCTGCTGTTGGCCTTAATTCCTTGACAAATGGAGACCTGTTCAGAAAATCCTTTTCTGCCTTTTTATGTTCTAGGTGCTACCTATATTTTTGTCTATCAGTTTTAGAATTTTAGATTTCAAGTTCAAACCTTTTCATCTTGAATTCTTTTTATCCACGTGGATCTAATTTTTTTACAGGATGATACATATGgttctaattttattcttctacatgtggcaTTCAATTTtttcaacaccatttgttgaagatatttttctccactgtatgctttgttgttgctgtcattttttaatctctTCATCAAATATCAGATGGCTGTAGCTAAAAGCACTTACACTTGGGTCTTCTATTTTGTTCTATTAGTCTACATGCCTGttttgtgctttgtgttttgtacCATATTGTttttactactaataataatccCAATACTCTTATTTTGTTGCAGATTGCTTGCTTTTGTGATATCTGAGCTCCAGTGCATGTGATAGGTATTAGCTGTTTCCAGAATCCCCtggctgttgggagcagtgagaccccagatcctgaatttcttgtaatcccctgatctgagtgcctacaggtgctctgagcacgagaccttcagaagttcctgatggcaggagagtggtttctggtgggtttggctggggcgtggctatctctatataatctgcccctgaacacaataaagggggcattcttagggaattcaaggatgactcgtgtctctgtctgtgtattttaacctccagcccctttcccgaagctcgagaactggggtctagcgcatcAAGCGCAGACCGGGGCCGTGGTGCCTTGAAACCCTGGGCCTGTTTTATGATCCTGCTTTGGGAGTGAGGAATTTTCTTTATTCCAGACCCGTTATAAAGGTATATAAGTGGTAGAGGCCTTGGTTTTGTGTTTCCTACTGGCAGAAGGGACATCATTTTGGTGTTCTTGGGTCTGAAGTGACTCTAAGAGaatcatagtttttattttacccTGTGTAGTGGACCGAGTAACAGCAGTGATCCAGGAGCAACATCTATTAAAATTCTAAAAGACAGGGTCAAAGTGCAAGTGTAAGGACAACAGGGAAGAAAGGACTGAGTAAGGGGAGGAGCCAGGATTGGAAGAACTAAGATGCCATCCAGAGGAACAGTCTTGTTGAATTTTCTGACCCTGGTCCCTAAGCTTCTGGGCACTATCTGGAACCAGTTTGAACCTGTTGGTGTagacacagattaaaaaaaaaaaaaaaaaaaaaaaaactttaaatttttaaaattattttatataccaaccacagtttt
It encodes the following:
- the LOC130862198 gene encoding sulfotransferase 1C1 isoform X1, which produces MAELCSQAMVRYGQLSSEKEKWQAVSLSSPHSKMSLEEMKNLRLEEQHLEPETKEVNGILMSKMISDNWDKIWNFQAKPDDLLIATYAKAGTTWTQEIVDMIQNDGDVQKCQRANTFDRHPFLEWTLPPPLNSGLDLANKMPSPRTLKTHLPVQMLPPSFWKENSKIIYVARNAKDCLVSYYHFSRMNKMLPDPGTWEEYVETFKAGKVLWGSWYDHVKGWWDVKDQHRILYLFYEDMKEDPKREIEKIVKFLEKDISEEVLNKIIYHTSFDVMKENPMANYTTLPASIMDHSISPFMRKGMPGDWKNYFTVAQSEAFDEDYRTKMAGSTIAFRTEI
- the LOC130862198 gene encoding sulfotransferase 1C1 isoform X2, which produces MSLEEMKNLRLEEQHLEPETKEVNGILMSKMISDNWDKIWNFQAKPDDLLIATYAKAGTTWTQEIVDMIQNDGDVQKCQRANTFDRHPFLEWTLPPPLNSGLDLANKMPSPRTLKTHLPVQMLPPSFWKENSKIIYVARNAKDCLVSYYHFSRMNKMLPDPGTWEEYVETFKAGKVLWGSWYDHVKGWWDVKDQHRILYLFYEDMKEDPKREIEKIVKFLEKDISEEVLNKIIYHTSFDVMKENPMANYTTLPASIMDHSISPFMRKGMPGDWKNYFTVAQSEAFDEDYRTKMAGSTIAFRTEI